In Elusimicrobiales bacterium, the DNA window GGGGTTTTAAGCTCCAGCGCCGGTTTGCGGCGGATGACGACCTGCCGCTTCACTTCGCTTCAAGCGCGGCGTATATCGCGCCGGAAACCTTGTCCGGCGCGAGGCCTCCGTCAACCTTTATAAAGCGGTGATTGGCTTTATAGTAGGCGACAAGCGGCTCCGTCTGGTCGCGGTAAACCATAATGCGGCGCTTTGCGGTTTCTTCCGAATCATCGGCGCGCTGTACAAGCTCGCCACCGCAAACGTCGCACGCGCCGGCTTTGGCCGGCGGGTTGCTAAACAAATTGTAAATCCTGCCGCATGCCTTGCAGGTGCGCCGGCTGGTGAGCCGCCGTATTATCTCGCTCTCCTGCAAATCCACGAAAATAACCGCGTCCAGACTGCGCCCGGTTTTTTCCAGAAGCAAATCCAGCCCCTCCGCCTGCTCTATCGTGCGGGGGAAACCGTCAAACAGCAGGCCGCCGGCCACTGTTTTGATGCGGTTGGCCACCAGCTCCAGGGTAAGCGAATCCGGCACCAGCTTGCCGGATGCCACTATCTGGGAAACCTGCGTCCCCAGCGGCGTCTTGCGGGAGATTTCGTCCCGGAAAATATCGCCGGTGGAAACATGCGTCAAATCCAGTTTCGCGCACAAAACGGGGGACTGAGTTCCTTTGCCCGCGCCAGGCGCGCCAAGAAGAATAAGATTCATAAGATTATACCAGTTTTTCCGCCGGGAATCTAATTCGCCCCGACGTTGAACCAGCGCCCGCGTATCCTGCCGCCTTTCATGAGCGGCTCGTAATTGCGCATCACCAGATGCGCCTCAAGCTGGCTGATGGTGTCCAGCGCGACACCGACCACTATCAGCAGCGAAGTGCCGCCGAAATAAAACGGCACGTTGAATTTGTTCCTCAGCAAATCCGGCAGCACCGCGATGGCCGCCACAAACAGCGCCCCGCCCAGCGTGATGCGGTTAAGCACCCATTCTATATAGGTTGCCGTCGGTTCGCCCGGGCGTATGCCGGGGATGAAGCCGCCCCATTTCTTCATGTTTTCGGATAGGTCTTTGGGGTTGAGGCTGACCGAATTGTAGAAGTAACAGAAGAATATCACCAGCACGGCATACATTATGTCGTATACGCCGCCGCTCTGGCCGAACACATTGTTCACCCATTGCGACAGCCTGCCGCCGGGGTTGAACTGGGCGATAGTCATCGGCACGCTAAGCAGCGACACCGCGAATATGACGGCGATGACGCCCGACTGGTCCACCTTGAGGGGCAGATAGCTGGACGCGCCGCCGTAGACGCGGTTACCCACCTGCCGGCGGGCGTACTGGACGGGAATCTTGCGCTGCGCCGTCTCCACCCACACCACGCAGGCCATCACCGCAAACACCAGCGCGGCGATGATTATGGCCATGATGATGCTGATTTCGTCGGCCTGAATGAGCCGGATAAGGTTCATGAATGCCGAGGGCATCCTGTCCACTATGCCGGCGAATATTATCAGCGAGATGCCGTTGCCGATGCCGCGCTCGGTTATCTGCTCGCCCAGCCACATCACGAACATGGTGCCGGTAACCAGCGTCAGCACCGTGGTGAAGTAAAACAGCGGCGTGAGATTGGCGACAATCGGTTCCCCCGCGCCGGGCGACATGTGGGTAAGCGCCACCGTAAGGCCGAAGGACTGGAACGCGCCCAGAAACAGCGTGAACGCCCGCGTTATCTGGTTCAGCTTGCGCCGGCCCAGTTCGCCTTCCTTTGCCAGCCTGTCCAGATACGGAACGACATGCGCGCCCTGGAGCAGGCTCATTATGATGGAGGCGTTGATATACGGCATCACGCCCATGGACAGGATGGAGAACCTGCTCATCGCGCCGCCGGAGAAAATATCCAAAAACCCCAGCAGCGAGTTGCGGTGCGCGTCAAAGAGCGCCTTCAGCGCATGGCCGTTGACGCCCGGTATCGGAATGACCGCGCCCAGCCGGTATATCGCAAGCGCGCCAAGCACGAACAGCAGCCGTTTTTTAAGGTCCGGCACCTTGAATATATTGGCTAGACTGGTTGTCTGTTCCATAATGACGCGCGCAACGCGCTATTTCTTTAGAACCGTGGCCGTGCCGCCGGCTTTCTCTATGCTGTCTTTGGCGGATTTGCTGAATGCGTGCGCGCTTACCTTCAGCGCGCGGTCCAGCTTGCCGCCGCCCAGCACCTTGACCGCGCAGGAGCGGCTGACCAGCCCCGCTTTTTTCAGCGAGTCCGGCGTAACTTCCGCGTTGGCAGGGAATTTTGACAGCGAAAACAGATTCACCCACTCGTAGCGGCGGGCGAACTGGACGTTGGAAAACCCGCTTTTCGGGATGCGGCGCAAAAGCGGCATCTGGCCGCCTTCAAAGCCTATCATCTTGCCGTCGCCGGATTCCTTGCGCTGGCCTTTCTGCCCGCGGGTGGAAGTCTCGCCGTGGCCGGAACCGCGTCCAAGTCCGAGACGTTTTTTCTTATGCGTCGCACCGTATTTGGGCGAAAGCGAATGAAGACCTGTCATAGAACCTCTCTATTTTGCCGCCGGTTTGCGGTCTTTTTCCTTGCCGGGAGCGACCGCCTCGGGCGGAGCAACCGTCGCCGCGCCTCGGAGGCTGGCGATTTTCTCTTTGGTGTACAACGTGCCCAACGCGGCGCACGTGGCATACACTGTGTTGAAGGGATTGGGGCTGCCCAGATTTTTGGTCAGCACGTTTTTGACGCCGGCGGCCTCCAGCACCGCGCGCACGCCGCCGCCCGCGATGACGCCGGTGCCCGGCGCGGCGGGTTTCATCCACACCCGTCCGGTGCCGAACTTGCCGACAGTTTCGTGCGGGATGGTGCCATTGACGATGGGATATTTATCCATGTGCTTGCGCGCATGCGAGGCGGCCTTCTGTATGGCCAGCTGCACCTGCTTGCCCTTGCCGATGGAAACGCCCACCTTGCCGTCCATGTCGCCCACCACCACCAGCGCGCGGAACGAGAACCGCTTTCCGCCCTTTACCACCTTGGCGGTGCGGGTGAGGTTGACCACGGTCATTTTCTCCGTTGAATCCGCGCCGTCCGCGCCGTCGCGCCTGAACCCGCGGGAGGATTTCTCCCGCTTGGCGGCGGCTTCCTTCTGGGTGAATGTTTTCTCTGACATGCAAATTTCTCCTTAAAACTTCAGCCCGGCGGCGCGAGCGCCGTCCGCCAAAGCCTTTATCCTGCCGTGGTAAATGCGCCCGCCCCTGTCAAAGCGGACTTCCTTGACGCCGGCTTCAATCGCCTTTTTGGCGATAGTCTCGCCCAGCGACTTGGCCGCCGCGACGTTTTTGGCGCAGCCGCCCTTGGCGGAAACCTCTTTGGTCAGCGTGGACGCCTGGGCCAGCGTTTTGCCGGTATTGTCGTCCACAATCTGCGCGTAGAGGTATCTCAGGCTGCGGTATACCGACAGCCGGGGCTTTTCAATCCCGGCGGCGCACAGCCTGTTGCGCGAGCGCGCCTTCCTGTATTCGTAACGTTCCTGTTTGGTGGTCATGGAATCCTCTTACTTGGCCGCCGCGCCGCCGGTAGAACCCGCAGCGGTCTTGCCGGCTTTGCGCTGTATATGCTCACCCTGATAGCGCACCCCGGTCCCCTGGTACGGTTCCGGCGGGCGCAGCCGGCGCAGCCGCGCCGCGAAATCGCCCACCAAAATATTGTCTATGCCCTTGATGGAGACGAGGGTCTGCTTCGGGTCCACCTCCACCTTCAGGCCGGGAGGGACATCCATCAGCACCGGATGAGAGAAGCCCAGCTCCATATTGAGCTTTGTTCCCTGCACCTGAGCTTTGTAGCCCAGCCCGTTTATTTCCAGCGTCTTGGCAAAGCCCGCCGACACGCCCGTCACTATATTGGCCAGCCGCGCGCGGGTGGTGCCGTGGTGGATGTTGACCAGCCTGCGCTCGCCGCCGGACATCTCCACGAAAAGCTTGCCGTCCTTGACGGTTACGCCGATATGCTCCGGCAGGGTGTAGCTCATTTTGCCCAGCGGGCCTTCCGCGCTGAACTGCTGCCCGGAGACGGACACTTTCACCTTGTCGGGCACGGCGATGGGTTTTTTTCCTATTTTGCTCATAATCACCACACCTGGCAGAGAACTTCGCCGCCGACTTTTTTCTTCCTGGCGTCCGTGTCTGTCATCACCCCCGACGGGGTGGACAGTATCGTTATGCCGAAGGGGCCACGCACTTTGGGTATTTCGGTATAGGGGCGGTACACCCTGCTGCCGGGGCGCGACACGCGCCGCAGCCCGTGGATGACGGCCTCTTTCTCCGGCGTGTATTTGAGGACGACGCGCATTATGCCGCGCTTGTTCTCGGTGCGCATGGGCTGGCAGCCGAAAATATAGCCTTCCTCTTTAAGCACGCGGGCGATTTCCATTTTCAGCCTGGAGAAAGGAACGTCCACGCGCTCCTTGCCCGTGCCGTTGGCGTTGCGTATTCTGGTCAGAAGATCTGCGATAGGGTCCATTGGTCAAACCTCACCAGCTTGATTTCTTGACGCCGGGGATAAGTCCCTCGTGCGCCATTTTGCGCAGGCAGATGCGGCAGAGCCCGAAGTCGCGGTAATAGCCGCGCGGGCGTCCGCAGATCTGGCAGCGGTTGCGGTAGCGCACCGCGAACTTCTGCGGTTTGCGCAGTTTAGCCATCCATGCTGTAGTAGCCATATAAATTACCTCGCGGAGGCGGCCTTTTCCGCCTTGCGGAAAGGCATGCCCATCAGTTCCAGCAGCAGCCTGCCGCCCTTGTCGTCATCGGCGGTGGTCACGAACGTGATGTTCATTCCGCGCGCCTTGGGCGATTTCTCCACGTCGACTTCGGGGAATATGTGATGTTCCTTCAGTCCGATGTTGAGGTTGCCGTGCCCGTCAAAGCACTTCGGGTCAAAACCCTGGAAGTCGCGTATTCTGGGGCAGGCGACAGAGACGAAGCGGTCCGTGAACTCGTACATCATCATGCCGCGCAGGGTTACGCGCACGCCGATGGGCATGCCCTCGCGCAGCTTGAAGTTGGAGATGGACTTTTTCGCCCTTCGCACCTGCGGCGCCTGGCCGGAGATGCGGGACAAATCGTCTTTGGCTGTTTCAAGAGCCTGTATGTTTTCCTTCGCCTCGGAGACGCCGATGTTGATTACAACCTTCTCCAGCTTCGGCGCCGACATGGGCGAGGAAACGCCAAGCTCCTTTAGCATGGCCGGCAGTATCCGCTCCCTGTATGCCGACTTGAGGCGCGGCATATAGTCTTTCGGAACGGACTGGACGGCAGTTTCCTTGGCGCGCTTTTCCGCCGGCCCCTTGGCCGGCGCAGCCGCCTGCTTCGTCTGTTTGTTTTCTTTTTCTTTGGACATACTTCAAATCACAGCGTCTCGCCGCATTTGCGGCACAGACGCACACGGTCGCCGGACTGGAGGCGGCCCGCTTTCGGTTTGGCGGCCTTGTTGCACTTGGGGCAGACCAGCGCCACGTTGGAGATATGCAGCGGCATCTCCTTTTTCTGTATACCGCCGGGCTTGTTCTGCGCGGCGCGCGCGTGCTTTGTGACCATGTTCACGCCAGCGACCAGAACCCTGTCCTTGCCGGCAATGATGCGGCGCACCTCGCCGCGCTTGCCTTTGTCCTTGCCGCACAGAACCACTACGGTGTCTTTGGCTTTTATGGTAGTCATCTCAAACCTCTATACCACTTCCGGCGCAAGCGAGATTATTTTCAGGAAATTCTTCTCCCGCAGTTCCCGCGCGACCGGGCCGAAAACGCGGGTGCCTTTCGGCTCGCCGTTGGCGTCTATGACGCAGACCGCGTTGTCGTCAAAACGGATATACGAACCGTCGGGGCGGCGGCTTTCCTTGTGCGCGCGCACCACCACGGCCTTGACCACGTCGCCTTTCTTGATGGCGGCGGTGGGCAACGCGTCTTTCACCGAGCAGACCACTATGTCGCCCAGGAAGGCGTAGCGGCGGTGATGCCCGCCCTGGATTTTGAAGCACATCAGCTTTCTGGCGCCGGAATTGTCGGCGACGTTAAGCATCGTCCTTAGCTGTATCATATGTCCCTATACCCTGGCCTTGGAAATAACGCGGACCACCCGCCACCGTTTAAGCTTGGACAGCGGCCTCGTGCTGGCGATTTCCACCACATCGCCGGATTTGGACTCGTTGCCCTCGTCGTGCGCGTAGAATTTGCTGGTCCGGCGCAGCACCTTGCTGTAAAGCGCGTGATGCGCGGCGCGGCCCACTTCCACCACGCGGGTTTTGCTCATCTTGTCGGAAACCACGGTTCCCTGAAAAGTCTTGCGCTGTGCGCGCGCGTTTTCTTCCATATATCCTCTTATTTGGCGGGCTTGGCGGCGCGCGCCTTCTGCGCGGAAACCGTCTCAAGCAACGCGATTTTGCGGCGCAGCGCGCGCAGCTCCAGTGGATCGGTGAGCGGCGTCATCTTATGCCGGAACTCCAGGCTGAACCGTTTCTCCCGCGCCTGGCGCAGTTCGGAGCCCAGTTCCGCCGGGGTCAGATTTTTAAGCGCTTCTTTGTCTTTGGTCTTCATGGCAACCCCTTAATGCCGCACCACGAAACGGGTGCTTATGGGCAGCTTGGCGGCGGCCAGCGTCATCGCCTGGCGCGCGTCGGCCTCGGTCATGCCCTCTATTTCAAACATCATCCGGCCCGGCTTTACAACCGCGACCCAATGGTCCGGCGCGCCCTTGCCTTTTCCCATGCGGGTTTCGGCAGGGTGCTTGGTTACGGCCTTGTCCGGGAAAATACGTATCCAGAGCTTGCCCTTTTTCTTGAGGCAGCGCGCCAGCGTAACGCGGGCGGCCTCTATCTGGCGGGCGGTTATCCACTTCGGCTCCAGGGCTTTAAGCCCGTACTCGCCGAAAGCCACCGTTACGCCGCGCTTGGCTTTCCCCTTGATGCGGGGCGCGCTATGCGTTTTGCGGTACTTCACTCTTTTTGGCATCAGCATTTGCGGCGGCCTCCTTGTTTTCAGTCTGTTGCGGCTGTGCGGCGGTTTCCTGCCTGACCTGCTCCTCCGGCCCGAAATCGCCGCTGCGGCGCATCTCGGCCAGGATTTCGCGCGGCGACTTGGCGAAATGGAGCTTCTTGAATATCCACACCTTGACGCCTATTTTTCCGCTTACGGTGTGGGCTTCCGCGAAACCGTAGTCTATGTCGGCGCAGATAGTATGCAGCGGGACGCGGCCCTCGCGCTTCCATTCCCGTCGGGCGATTTCCGCGCCGCCGATGCGCCCGGAAACCATGATTTTGATTCCCAGCGCCTTGGCCGACATCGCACGCTCCATAGAGCGCTTCAGCGCACTGGCGTAATGCGCGCGCTTTTCAAGCTGGAAGCAGATTGATTCCGCCACCAGCCGCGCGTCCAGCTCCGGCGTCTTGATCTCCATCACGTTGACGAAGGTGCGGCTGCCGGTGATGCGCTCTATCTCGTTTTTTAGCGCTTCAATATCGGCGCCGCGCTTGCCTATGACTATGCCGGGCCGCGCGGTGTGCACGTTGACGCGCAGGTAAGAACCGGCGCGCTCTATGCCCACCCAGCTTACCGCCGCCATATGGAAGCGGCGCCGGATGATGGCCCGTATCTCAAAATCCTCGGCAATCAGCGCCGGCATGTGGCGGGGCGAGAACCATTTGGACTGCCAGTCCTGCACGTATCCCAACCGCATTGATCTGGGGTGTATTTTATGGCCCATAATTTCCGGCGGTCAGACCGCCTCTCCTTTCCCGTCGGAAACGATGACGGTCAAATGGCACATCTTGCGTTTGAACGGCATCGCCCTGCCCTGCGGGCCGGGCTGCATGCGCTTGAGCTGCCCCATCGGCCCCTGGTCGGCGAAGGCGGTAACGATGCGCACGCCGGCCATATCCAGCTTTTTGCCGGCCTTGACGGAGAGATTGGCGGCGGCGGAGTTGACGGTCTTGGCGACCAGCTCCCCGCAGCGGCGCGGCACGGAGGAAATAATATCCTGCGCGGCGCGCACGTCTTTTCCGCGTATCTGGTCCAGCACCTGCGCCACCTTCCTTCTGCCGAACCGCTGAAATTTCGCCTTGGCGACTGCTTCCATAATAATATCCTCTCCGAAATATCAGGTAAGCTCGGTGGCTTCCTTGGTATGCGCCGCGCCGTGCCCCTTGAACAGGCGGGTGAACGAAAATTCGCCCAGCTTGTGGCCGACCATGCGCTCGGTCACGTAAACCGGCAGGAACTTGCGCCCGTTATGCACGAGGAAGTTATGCCCCACGAAATCCGGGGTTATCGTGCAGGCGCGCGCCCACGTCTTGACCGGCTTCTTGTCGCCGGTGCGGTTCATTTCCTGTATCGCCTTGAGCACGTTCGAGTCAACGAACGGCCCTTTTTTAGTAGACCTTCCCATATCTCATCACGCTCCCGCGCTGCCTTTGCGCCTGTCCTGCACTATCATCCAGTCCCACACCTTCGGGGACCGCGTTTTGTAGCCTTTTGACGGCTGATTCCACGGCGAGCGGGGCACGTTGTTGCCCTTGGAGCGGCCTCTGCCGCCGCCCATCGGATGGTCAACGGCGTTCATCGCGCCGCCGCGCACCGTGGGCCGCCAGCCGCGATGCCGGTTGCGGCCCGCGTTGCCGATGATAACGGTGTTATGCTCCACATTGCCCACCTGGCCCAACGTGGCCATGCAATCTATGGGCACGCGCCGGATTTCGCCGGAGGGCATTTTAAGCTGCGCGTACAAATCCTCTTTGGCCATAAGCTGCGCCTGCCCGCCGGCAGAGCGCACCATCTGCGCGCCCTTGCCGGGCCGCATCTCCACCGCGTGGATGAAGGCGCCTTCCGGTATGTTTTTTATCGGAAGGGCGTTGCCGGGTTTCAGCTCGGCATCGGGGCCGCTCATCAGCTTGTCACCCACCTTTATTCCGGTGGGCTGGAGGATATAGCGCTTCTCCCCGTCGGCATAATTGAGCAGGCAGATGCGCGCGCTGCGGTTCGGGTCGTACTCTATGGAGGCGACCGTGGCCGGCACGCCGAACTTCTCGCGCCGGAAATCTATCGCGCGCAGGGCGCGCTTGTGTCCGCCGCCGTGGTGGCGCACCATCACCATTCCGGTGTTGTTGCGCCCGCCTTTCTTGCGCAGCCCGCGGGTGAGCTTCTTTTCGGGGGAGGTCTTGGTTATCTCCGA includes these proteins:
- a CDS encoding adenylate kinase, which translates into the protein MNLILLGAPGAGKGTQSPVLCAKLDLTHVSTGDIFRDEISRKTPLGTQVSQIVASGKLVPDSLTLELVANRIKTVAGGLLFDGFPRTIEQAEGLDLLLEKTGRSLDAVIFVDLQESEIIRRLTSRRTCKACGRIYNLFSNPPAKAGACDVCGGELVQRADDSEETAKRRIMVYRDQTEPLVAYYKANHRFIKVDGGLAPDKVSGAIYAALEAK
- the secY gene encoding preprotein translocase subunit SecY is translated as MEQTTSLANIFKVPDLKKRLLFVLGALAIYRLGAVIPIPGVNGHALKALFDAHRNSLLGFLDIFSGGAMSRFSILSMGVMPYINASIIMSLLQGAHVVPYLDRLAKEGELGRRKLNQITRAFTLFLGAFQSFGLTVALTHMSPGAGEPIVANLTPLFYFTTVLTLVTGTMFVMWLGEQITERGIGNGISLIIFAGIVDRMPSAFMNLIRLIQADEISIIMAIIIAALVFAVMACVVWVETAQRKIPVQYARRQVGNRVYGGASSYLPLKVDQSGVIAVIFAVSLLSVPMTIAQFNPGGRLSQWVNNVFGQSGGVYDIMYAVLVIFFCYFYNSVSLNPKDLSENMKKWGGFIPGIRPGEPTATYIEWVLNRITLGGALFVAAIAVLPDLLRNKFNVPFYFGGTSLLIVVGVALDTISQLEAHLVMRNYEPLMKGGRIRGRWFNVGAN
- the rplO gene encoding 50S ribosomal protein L15; this encodes MTGLHSLSPKYGATHKKKRLGLGRGSGHGETSTRGQKGQRKESGDGKMIGFEGGQMPLLRRIPKSGFSNVQFARRYEWVNLFSLSKFPANAEVTPDSLKKAGLVSRSCAVKVLGGGKLDRALKVSAHAFSKSAKDSIEKAGGTATVLKK
- the rpsE gene encoding 30S ribosomal protein S5 — protein: MSEKTFTQKEAAAKREKSSRGFRRDGADGADSTEKMTVVNLTRTAKVVKGGKRFSFRALVVVGDMDGKVGVSIGKGKQVQLAIQKAASHARKHMDKYPIVNGTIPHETVGKFGTGRVWMKPAAPGTGVIAGGGVRAVLEAAGVKNVLTKNLGSPNPFNTVYATCAALGTLYTKEKIASLRGAATVAPPEAVAPGKEKDRKPAAK
- the rplR gene encoding 50S ribosomal protein L18, with the translated sequence MTTKQERYEYRKARSRNRLCAAGIEKPRLSVYRSLRYLYAQIVDDNTGKTLAQASTLTKEVSAKGGCAKNVAAAKSLGETIAKKAIEAGVKEVRFDRGGRIYHGRIKALADGARAAGLKF
- the rplF gene encoding 50S ribosomal protein L6, giving the protein MSKIGKKPIAVPDKVKVSVSGQQFSAEGPLGKMSYTLPEHIGVTVKDGKLFVEMSGGERRLVNIHHGTTRARLANIVTGVSAGFAKTLEINGLGYKAQVQGTKLNMELGFSHPVLMDVPPGLKVEVDPKQTLVSIKGIDNILVGDFAARLRRLRPPEPYQGTGVRYQGEHIQRKAGKTAAGSTGGAAAK
- the rpsH gene encoding 30S ribosomal protein S8 — protein: MDPIADLLTRIRNANGTGKERVDVPFSRLKMEIARVLKEEGYIFGCQPMRTENKRGIMRVVLKYTPEKEAVIHGLRRVSRPGSRVYRPYTEIPKVRGPFGITILSTPSGVMTDTDARKKKVGGEVLCQVW
- a CDS encoding type Z 30S ribosomal protein S14, with the translated sequence MATTAWMAKLRKPQKFAVRYRNRCQICGRPRGYYRDFGLCRICLRKMAHEGLIPGVKKSSW
- the rplE gene encoding 50S ribosomal protein L5 encodes the protein MPRLKSAYRERILPAMLKELGVSSPMSAPKLEKVVINIGVSEAKENIQALETAKDDLSRISGQAPQVRRAKKSISNFKLREGMPIGVRVTLRGMMMYEFTDRFVSVACPRIRDFQGFDPKCFDGHGNLNIGLKEHHIFPEVDVEKSPKARGMNITFVTTADDDKGGRLLLELMGMPFRKAEKAASAR
- the rplX gene encoding 50S ribosomal protein L24 translates to MTTIKAKDTVVVLCGKDKGKRGEVRRIIAGKDRVLVAGVNMVTKHARAAQNKPGGIQKKEMPLHISNVALVCPKCNKAAKPKAGRLQSGDRVRLCRKCGETL
- the rplN gene encoding 50S ribosomal protein L14 — translated: MIQLRTMLNVADNSGARKLMCFKIQGGHHRRYAFLGDIVVCSVKDALPTAAIKKGDVVKAVVVRAHKESRRPDGSYIRFDDNAVCVIDANGEPKGTRVFGPVARELREKNFLKIISLAPEVV
- the rpsQ gene encoding 30S ribosomal protein S17, whose amino-acid sequence is MEENARAQRKTFQGTVVSDKMSKTRVVEVGRAAHHALYSKVLRRTSKFYAHDEGNESKSGDVVEIASTRPLSKLKRWRVVRVISKARV
- the rpmC gene encoding 50S ribosomal protein L29, with amino-acid sequence MKTKDKEALKNLTPAELGSELRQAREKRFSLEFRHKMTPLTDPLELRALRRKIALLETVSAQKARAAKPAK
- the rplP gene encoding 50S ribosomal protein L16, translating into MLMPKRVKYRKTHSAPRIKGKAKRGVTVAFGEYGLKALEPKWITARQIEAARVTLARCLKKKGKLWIRIFPDKAVTKHPAETRMGKGKGAPDHWVAVVKPGRMMFEIEGMTEADARQAMTLAAAKLPISTRFVVRH
- the rplV gene encoding 50S ribosomal protein L22, with product MEAVAKAKFQRFGRRKVAQVLDQIRGKDVRAAQDIISSVPRRCGELVAKTVNSAAANLSVKAGKKLDMAGVRIVTAFADQGPMGQLKRMQPGPQGRAMPFKRKMCHLTVIVSDGKGEAV
- the rpsS gene encoding 30S ribosomal protein S19 translates to MGRSTKKGPFVDSNVLKAIQEMNRTGDKKPVKTWARACTITPDFVGHNFLVHNGRKFLPVYVTERMVGHKLGEFSFTRLFKGHGAAHTKEATELT
- the rplB gene encoding 50S ribosomal protein L2, with amino-acid sequence MPNKTFKPYTPSRRFITVADFSEITKTSPEKKLTRGLRKKGGRNNTGMVMVRHHGGGHKRALRAIDFRREKFGVPATVASIEYDPNRSARICLLNYADGEKRYILQPTGIKVGDKLMSGPDAELKPGNALPIKNIPEGAFIHAVEMRPGKGAQMVRSAGGQAQLMAKEDLYAQLKMPSGEIRRVPIDCMATLGQVGNVEHNTVIIGNAGRNRHRGWRPTVRGGAMNAVDHPMGGGRGRSKGNNVPRSPWNQPSKGYKTRSPKVWDWMIVQDRRKGSAGA